TCTCCACAGGGCTGACGTGGACCCTCTCCCTCCTCGATACCGTTTCCGGATCGGGGGCCGGCTGCTTCCCCGTCCCCCCCTCCGGGGTTGCGTCGCTCTTCGTCGCGACGGCGGCGGCCGCGGCCGGAACGATCCTTCTCCTGAGCAAGGGGAGGAGCGCATGGGCGGCGCCGGTCGCGGTTTCCGCCCTGTTCCTCGCCTGGATCCACCTTCCGTACCTTGCGATGCCTGAAAGGGAGCTGAGGATGACGGCGCTGGACGTCGGGAACGGTTCGGCGTCCCTCGTGTCCTTCCCGGGCGGCGGTCATGCGCTGATCGATGCCGGCAGCGCCCTGCGGGGGAACGCGGGAGAGCGGGCGGTGCTTCCGTATCTCCGGAAGAGGGGGATCCGGAAGATCGACGTCCTCGTCCTGAGCCATGCCCACGAGGACCATTACGGGGGGGCGGCTGCGGTCCTCTCCGCCATCGAAGTGGGCGAGGTCTGGCTCCCGGACGGCGAGCCGAAGGAGGCGTTCGGCCGTGCGGTCTCCTCGTGGCCGGGCCGGATCCGTACGGTGGGGCCGGGCGACCGCGCGGTTTTCGGCGCAGCGGAGCTGATCGTCCGCGCGTCGGGTCCGGTGCGCGGCGATGCGCCGGCGAACGAACGTGGGACCGTTCTCGAGGTTCGTTACGGCCTGCTGTCGGTATGGCTGCCGGGAGACGTCGAGAGAGGGGCTTCCGCCTGGGGCCGCGGCGATTTCGCTCCGGGGCAGCGGAGGGTCCTCTT
The sequence above is a segment of the Thermodesulfobacteriota bacterium genome. Coding sequences within it:
- a CDS encoding MBL fold metallo-hydrolase, with translation PSGAVLWNLLFGPLLGTAGVAGACLAVAGGAFGIDALGPPVRFVSTGLTWTLSLLDTVSGSGAGCFPVPPSGVASLFVATAAAAAGTILLLSKGRSAWAAPVAVSALFLAWIHLPYLAMPERELRMTALDVGNGSASLVSFPGGGHALIDAGSALRGNAGERAVLPYLRKRGIRKIDVLVLSHAHEDHYGGAAAVLSAIEVGEVWLPDGEPKEAFGRAVSSWPGRIRTVGPGDRAVFGAAELIVRASGPVRGDAPANERGTVLEVRYGLLSVWLPGDVERGASAWGRGDFAPGQRRVLFLPHHGSPKADPAGWAAHCLPEAVVSQNSDCFTGENLLPSHQRFLLKNGALTLRSNGKSLFFMQEGSNRGWKLLWRLA